In Triplophysa rosa linkage group LG7, Trosa_1v2, whole genome shotgun sequence, the following proteins share a genomic window:
- the cxcr4a gene encoding C-X-C chemokine receptor type 4a — MAYYEHIFFEDDLSSDNSSDFGSGDIGSNLDAPCDVEVSHDFQRIFLPTVYGIIFVLGLVGNGFVVLVMGCQRKSRTMTDKYRLHLSVADLLFVLTLPFWAVDAAKDWYFGGFMCVAVHMIYTVNLYSSVLILAFISLDRYLAVVRATNSQGPRKLLANRIIYVGVWLPAALLTVPDLVFAKAESSSIHTFCERIYPQDSYKTWVAIFRFQHILVGFVLPGLVILICYCIIISKLSRGSKGTQKRKALKTTVVLILCFFICWLPYCGGILLDTLMMLEVIPHSCELEQGLQKWIFVTEALAYFHCCLNPILYAFLGVKFKKSARSALSPSRGSSLKILPKKRGGMSSVSTESESSSFHSS, encoded by the exons ATGGCATATTACGAA CATATCTTTTTCGAAGATGATTTATCGTCCGATAACAGCTCAGACTTCGGCTCCGGGGACATCGGATCCAACCTCGATGCCCCATGCGACGTGGAAGTCAGTCACGACTTCCAGCGGATCTTTCTTCCCACCGTGTACGGGATCATATTCGTTTTGGGATTAGTCGGAAACGGATTCGTGGTTTTGGTGATGGGCTGCCAGAGAAAATCCAGAACCATGACAGACAAGTACCGTCTGCATCTCTCCGTGGCGGACCTTCTGTTCGTGCTCACCCTGCCGTTCTGGGCCGTGGACGCGGCCAAAGACTGGTACTTCGGTGGTTTTATGTGCGTGGCCGTGCACATGATTTACACGGTCAATTTATACAGCAGCGTACTGATCCTCGCCTTTATCAGCTTGGACAGGTACCTCGCCGTGGTGCGGGCCACGAACAGCCAAGGTCCGAGGAAACTTCTGGCCAATCGCATCATTTACGTGGGCGTGTGGCTCCCCGCGGCGCTCCTCACGGTGCCCGACCTGGTGTTCGCAAAGGCGGAGTCGAGCTCCATCCACACCTTTTGCGAGCGAATCTACCCGCAGGACTCTTATAAAACATGGGTGGCTATTTTCCGCTTTCAGCACATCCTGGTGGGCTTCGTGCTGCCCGGGCTCGTGATTCTCATCTGCTACTGCATCATCATCTCCAAGCTGTCGCGTGGCTCCAAGGGAACGCAGAAGCGCAAAGCGCTCAAGACCACCGTGGTTCTGATCTTGTGCTTTTTCATCTGCTGGTTGCCGTATTGCGGAGGGATCCTGCTGGACACTTTGATGATGTTGGAGGTGATTCCTCACAGCTGCGAGCTGGAGCAGGGGCTGCAGAAGTGGATCTTCGTGACGGAGGCACTGGCGTACTTTCACTGCTGTCTCAACCCGATCCTGTACGCGTTTCTCGGAGTGAAGTTCAAGAAAAGCGCCCGCAGCGCGCTCTCCCCAAGCCGGGGGTCCAGTCTGAAGATTCTGCCAAAGAAGAGAGGCGGGATGTCATCTGTATCCACAGAGTCCGAATCTTCCAGCTTTCATTCTAGTTAA